From the Candidatus Cloacimonas sp. genome, the window ACCCAATAAAGCCCTTTTACATTCGATCGCATTTCTGGAATTACCAGTTGAATGGCAACGTGCTCAATAGCACCCACAATTCCCCAGCTTATCATAAAATAATAGAATGGAGTAATAAAGCCCACCGTGAAAAGGCAAATAAAAAAAGCACCCTGAATGTACCCGCCAATCTTGGTCATATACAGGTGAAAACTAGGTAATCTTCCAAATTTGATAAGCGAAAGGATAATTGTGAGCAACAAAAATCCAATGTACGTAAGGAAGCTTACCTTGTATGGCAGGAAGTCTTCCAGTTTAAAAACATAAATACCGATAAATGCCAGCATGTAGGTTAAATTGTCAGCCATGGAGTCGAGTCTGGCCCCAAGCTCGGT encodes:
- a CDS encoding CDP-alcohol phosphatidyltransferase family protein — protein: MKKKEIINIPNLLTFYRLLVFPLILYFVIARKEALFAIFLVINLLTDVADGYIARRFKMETELGARLDSMADNLTYMLAFIGIYVFKLEDFLPYKVSFLTYIGFLLLTIILSLIKFGRLPSFHLYMTKIGGYIQGAFFICLFTVGFITPFYYFMISWGIVGAIEHVAIQLVIPEMRSNVKGLYWVLKNRGNNPNFTSKI